Within Streptomyces sp. SS1-1, the genomic segment CGCGGACCAGCCGGGGCGCCCACCGCCCGGACGGCTCACCGGACGTCGAACCACCCTGCGGTTCAGGGCAGTTCGAACAGCTTCGCGGCGTTGTCGTGGCACACGGCCCGCAGCCACTCCTCGCCGAGCCCCAGCCGTTCCAGCACCCGGAGCTGATGCGCGTACGGGTAGGGGATGTTGGGGAAGTCGGAGCCGAGCAGGACGCGGTCGCCGAGCGCGGCGAGCCGGGGGAGCGCCCGGCGCGGGAACGGCATCATGCCCTCGGTGAAGTCCGTGAACGCCATCGTGGTGTCCAGGCGCACCTGCGGGTACCGCTCGGCGAGGGAGAGGAAGTCCTCGTACTCCGGCATGCCCAGATGGGCGACGATCAGCCGCAGTCCGGGGTGCCGCGCGAGCACCCGCCCGATCGGGCCCGGCCCGGTGTGCCTGCCGGGCGCGGGCCCCGAACCGCAGTGGACCACGACGGGGACGGCGGCCTCCGCGAGCAGTCCCCACGCCCCGTCCAGCAGCTCGTCCGCCGGGTCGTACGCCCCCACCTGGACATGCGCCTTGAACACCCGGGCGCCCGCGTCGACGGCCTCCCGCACATACGTCTCCACGCCGGGCTCGGGGAACAGGGTCGCCGTGTGCAGGCAGTCGGGAGTGCGGCGGGCGAAGTCCACGGCCCAGCCGTTCAGCCAGCGGGCCATGCCGGGCTTGTGCGGGTAGAGCATCGCGGTGAACGCCCGCACCCCGAAGTCCCGCAGCAGGGACGCCCGTTCGTCCTCCTCGGCCCGGTAGGTGATCGGCCACTCGACGCCGCCGGTCAGCGGCCCCAGCGCGTCGAAGTACGCCCACACCTTGTGCAGCACGCGCTCCGGCATGAAGTGGGTGTGGACGTCGATCAGACCGGGCAGCCCGAGCCCCTCCCGGAAACGGCGGACCTCCAGCACCTCGGCCTCACGGCCCGCCGCGGCGGGCTCGGCGGAACCGGTGCGGGGCGTCTGCGGCGAGAGGTGGTCCGTCATGCCGTTCACGATCACCCCTGACGCCGGGGAAGGTCCACTGCCCGCCCTTGTGCGGAAGATCACTCCGCACGGCGCCGGCTACGCCTCCGCGCGCCGCCGCACCATCTCGTCGATCCACACCGGGGCGAACGGCGACGTGCAGCCGGGGGACGTCGGATAGTCCTTCAGGACCTCCAGCCGCTCCCCGACGGCGATGGCCCGCGCCCGGTGCCCGGGGTGCTCGATGCCGATCTGCGCCAGGCAGTGGTTCATCGCCCACTGCAGACGCGGCGGGGCGTCCTTCATCTCCGCCTCGATCGTGTCGAGCAGCCCCGGCAGGTCCAGGCC encodes:
- a CDS encoding amidohydrolase family protein, with protein sequence MTDHLSPQTPRTGSAEPAAAGREAEVLEVRRFREGLGLPGLIDVHTHFMPERVLHKVWAYFDALGPLTGGVEWPITYRAEEDERASLLRDFGVRAFTAMLYPHKPGMARWLNGWAVDFARRTPDCLHTATLFPEPGVETYVREAVDAGARVFKAHVQVGAYDPADELLDGAWGLLAEAAVPVVVHCGSGPAPGRHTGPGPIGRVLARHPGLRLIVAHLGMPEYEDFLSLAERYPQVRLDTTMAFTDFTEGMMPFPRRALPRLAALGDRVLLGSDFPNIPYPYAHQLRVLERLGLGEEWLRAVCHDNAAKLFELP